From a region of the Magnetococcales bacterium genome:
- a CDS encoding efflux RND transporter permease subunit translates to MLRILLKNHVFANLAFFLILVTGFIAYHLLPRQQDPEMNFNWINILTLYPGASAEDVEKLVTDPLEEALEKVADIRFVASSSRESNSNILVRFRDVEERVYDKRVADLRREIQNKQRELPTEVEDPVILEITSSNGFPAAMLAVVGQEDDENLRRRARQVRKEVERLSGVDKANPLGLNDAEIQVRFRPEAVAQAGLTPTALVEGIAARLRDLAGGQVDVEGVGWSLRYQGQSADPAEIALWPVVGAEGEIPLGRLAEVSRGRKKPDDRVLYQGRAAVLLAVTKREGANVLELTDRLRDFITERNRLADRTGVELVLVDDRSHFVREVLAVMESNALFGLVMVALVTWIFLGSRLSLLVSLGVPFSLAGTFLILHALGESLNVMVLLGVVITLGMLVDDAVVVVETIYVRLQSGLSALEAGVAALKEVAMPVTTSVLTTVAAFLPLMLLPGILGKFMKVIPMVVCLGLTISLLEAFWMLPAHVAAMKLDFSRPSRLHHSRQRMLRWLRGGYTRLLIAFLRRSRLFFAVVLGIFALAGGMMAKGLVPFEFFAFDPFPLFYVNVEMPADSTLARTLEVSRALERRLLERLQPGELQSSVVYAGQQFTETKPMFGDRYGQILISLTPKEGAHRPVRQIIDDMRPVARAVAGPVNLSFLPISGGPPVTKPISVKVRGVAFPEILAGVERLKEIIREIPGSSDIGTDYASGRNELVLRPDGDALQRAGLSPGSLTRLIRLLGDGEVATSLQHEGEKVEVRVQAAADWRDMAGLLATPVVVSRGEGGLTTLGSLARPGLERGMESIQHYDYRRTVTVEADLNQEQGYNTVKAYALIKKAWAETAAQYPGIDLDFSGILDDIEESLGEIAVLFLFGIGLIYMILGAQFNSYFQPLLILTTVPMAFTGVVFGLYLAGLPLSLYTLYGVVALSGVAVNSAIVLIDAANERRRIGLSATVAVVLAAKRRLVPILVTSLTTIAGLMSLATGLGGKSLMWGPVATAIVWGLTFSTVLTLFVIPLLYRVFMEPRSGRGR, encoded by the coding sequence ATGTTGCGCATCCTTCTCAAAAATCACGTCTTCGCCAACCTGGCCTTCTTCCTGATCCTGGTGACCGGGTTCATCGCCTATCACCTGCTGCCCCGGCAGCAGGATCCGGAGATGAACTTCAACTGGATCAATATCCTGACCCTCTATCCCGGCGCCTCGGCGGAGGATGTGGAGAAGCTGGTCACCGACCCTCTGGAAGAGGCGCTGGAAAAGGTGGCCGATATCCGCTTCGTGGCTTCCAGCAGTCGGGAGTCGAATTCCAACATTCTGGTGCGTTTCCGGGATGTGGAGGAGCGGGTCTACGACAAACGGGTGGCCGATCTGCGCCGGGAGATCCAGAACAAGCAGCGGGAACTGCCCACGGAGGTGGAAGACCCGGTGATTCTGGAGATCACCAGCTCCAACGGCTTCCCGGCGGCGATGCTCGCGGTGGTGGGCCAGGAGGATGACGAGAACCTGCGGCGTCGGGCGCGGCAGGTGCGCAAGGAGGTGGAACGCCTCTCCGGGGTGGACAAGGCCAATCCGCTGGGGCTCAACGATGCGGAAATTCAGGTGCGTTTCCGTCCCGAAGCGGTGGCCCAGGCGGGTTTGACGCCGACGGCGCTGGTGGAGGGGATTGCCGCCCGGCTGCGGGACCTGGCCGGAGGCCAGGTCGATGTGGAGGGGGTGGGTTGGTCCCTGCGTTATCAGGGGCAGTCGGCGGACCCGGCGGAGATCGCCCTCTGGCCGGTGGTGGGGGCCGAGGGGGAGATCCCTCTGGGGCGTCTCGCCGAGGTCTCCCGGGGTCGCAAGAAGCCCGACGACCGGGTGCTTTATCAGGGACGCGCGGCGGTGCTGCTGGCGGTTACCAAACGGGAAGGGGCCAACGTCCTGGAGTTGACCGATCGCTTGCGCGATTTCATCACGGAGCGCAATCGTTTGGCCGATCGCACCGGGGTGGAGCTGGTGCTGGTGGATGATCGCAGCCACTTCGTGCGCGAGGTGCTCGCCGTCATGGAGAGCAACGCCCTCTTCGGACTGGTCATGGTGGCCCTGGTGACCTGGATCTTTCTGGGCAGTCGCCTCTCCCTGCTGGTCAGCCTCGGGGTGCCCTTTTCCCTGGCGGGTACCTTCCTGATCCTCCATGCCCTGGGGGAGAGCCTCAACGTCATGGTACTGCTCGGGGTGGTCATCACTCTGGGTATGCTGGTGGACGACGCGGTGGTGGTGGTGGAGACCATCTACGTCCGGCTGCAGAGTGGCCTGTCGGCCCTGGAAGCCGGTGTTGCCGCCCTGAAGGAGGTGGCGATGCCGGTGACCACCTCGGTGTTGACCACGGTGGCGGCCTTTCTGCCGTTGATGCTGCTGCCGGGCATTCTGGGCAAGTTCATGAAGGTGATTCCCATGGTGGTCTGCCTGGGGCTGACCATCTCCCTGCTGGAGGCCTTCTGGATGCTGCCGGCCCATGTGGCGGCCATGAAACTCGACTTTTCCCGCCCCTCCCGGTTGCATCACTCCCGGCAGAGGATGCTGCGCTGGTTGCGAGGCGGTTACACGCGACTGCTCATCGCCTTTTTGCGCCGCAGCCGCCTCTTCTTCGCGGTGGTGCTGGGCATCTTCGCCCTGGCCGGGGGCATGATGGCCAAGGGACTGGTGCCCTTCGAGTTCTTCGCCTTCGATCCCTTCCCCCTCTTTTACGTCAACGTGGAGATGCCGGCGGACAGCACCCTGGCCCGCACCCTGGAGGTCAGTCGGGCGTTGGAGCGGCGTCTGCTGGAACGGTTGCAACCCGGTGAACTCCAGTCCTCGGTGGTTTACGCGGGGCAGCAGTTCACCGAAACCAAACCGATGTTCGGCGACCGCTACGGACAGATTCTGATCAGCCTCACCCCCAAGGAGGGAGCGCACCGTCCCGTGCGGCAGATCATCGATGACATGCGCCCCGTGGCCCGTGCGGTGGCGGGGCCGGTCAACCTGTCGTTTCTGCCCATCTCCGGCGGGCCGCCGGTGACCAAACCCATCAGCGTCAAGGTGCGGGGCGTGGCCTTCCCGGAGATTCTGGCGGGTGTGGAGCGGCTGAAGGAGATCATCCGGGAGATTCCCGGCAGCAGCGACATCGGCACCGACTACGCCTCCGGGCGCAACGAACTGGTGTTGCGACCCGACGGGGATGCCCTGCAGCGGGCCGGTCTGTCGCCGGGCAGCCTGACCCGGCTGATCCGCCTGCTTGGCGACGGCGAAGTGGCCACCTCCCTGCAACACGAGGGCGAAAAGGTGGAGGTGCGGGTACAGGCGGCGGCGGACTGGCGGGATATGGCGGGTTTGTTGGCCACGCCGGTGGTGGTCTCCCGTGGCGAGGGGGGACTCACCACCCTGGGCAGTCTGGCCCGACCCGGCCTGGAACGGGGCATGGAGTCGATCCAGCATTACGACTACCGCCGCACCGTCACCGTGGAGGCCGATCTCAACCAGGAGCAGGGGTACAACACCGTCAAGGCCTATGCCCTCATCAAGAAGGCCTGGGCCGAAACAGCCGCGCAGTATCCGGGGATCGATCTCGATTTTTCGGGGATTCTGGACGATATCGAGGAGAGCCTGGGGGAGATCGCGGTGCTGTTCCTCTTCGGCATCGGCTTGATCTACATGATTCTGGGGGCCCAGTTCAACAGCTATTTCCAACCGCTGCTGATTCTGACCACGGTGCCCATGGCCTTCACCGGCGTGGTTTTCGGGCTCTACCTGGCGGGGTTGCCCCTGAGTCTCTACACCCTTTACGGGGTGGTGGCCCTTTCGGGGGTGGCGGTCAACTCGGCCATCGTGCTGATCGACGCTGCCAACGAACGCCGCCGCATCGGTCTTTCCGCCACGGTTGCCGTGGTGCTGGCGGCCAAACGGCGGCTGGTGCCGATCCTGGTGACCAGCCTGACCACCATCGCCGGCTTGATGTCCCTGGCCACGGGCCTGGGTGGCAAGTCGCTGATGTGGGGGCCGGTGGCCACGGCCATCGTCTGGGGGTTGACCTTCTCCACGGTGTTGACCCTCTTCGTCATTCCGCTGCTCTATCGGGTGTTCATGGAGCCTCGTTCCGGAAGGGGTCGTTAG
- a CDS encoding efflux RND transporter periplasmic adaptor subunit, which produces MIKWLVVAGFLLAVCADAGEKRVSGREEGGGSVAVGVRPVEALLLPRKLDAPARVVGLKDARLGPEVAGTVSEILVEVGDRVTSGAPLVRLDGWEYRAALAQLDAALAEARIRRDLAGRQLERMRQLRSQGQGTAEQLDSREAESQALGAGVKRLEAEREQTALRLDKCQLKAPFSGVVVEKSGMPGQWAAPGTPLLRLVDDGAVEVSADLDREQAASLSRIRKGTLQVGGQSHPLTLRSLLGLEREGRRTREARFTLDASPKPAPGVTGRLFWESAAATLPSYLLVKRDNRLGLFLLEGDIARFHPIQGAVEGQPVPFDDSLAGRRVITDGREGLSDGQSVSTVP; this is translated from the coding sequence GTGATCAAGTGGCTGGTGGTGGCTGGATTTCTGCTTGCGGTTTGCGCAGACGCCGGTGAAAAGCGTGTTTCGGGTCGGGAGGAGGGTGGTGGGAGCGTTGCCGTCGGGGTGCGTCCGGTGGAGGCGCTGTTGTTGCCCCGCAAGCTCGATGCCCCGGCCCGGGTGGTGGGGCTGAAGGATGCGCGTCTGGGGCCGGAGGTGGCGGGCACCGTCTCCGAGATCCTTGTGGAGGTTGGGGACCGGGTCACCTCGGGTGCGCCGCTGGTCCGCCTGGACGGTTGGGAATATCGCGCCGCGTTGGCCCAGCTCGATGCCGCCTTGGCCGAAGCCCGTATTCGTCGCGATCTGGCGGGGCGGCAGTTGGAGCGCATGCGGCAGTTGCGCAGCCAGGGGCAGGGCACCGCCGAGCAGCTCGACAGCCGCGAAGCGGAGTCGCAGGCCCTGGGGGCCGGGGTGAAACGGCTGGAAGCGGAGCGGGAGCAGACCGCATTGCGTCTCGACAAGTGCCAGCTCAAGGCCCCCTTCTCCGGTGTCGTCGTGGAAAAAAGCGGCATGCCGGGCCAGTGGGCCGCTCCCGGAACGCCGTTGCTGCGTCTGGTGGACGATGGCGCGGTGGAGGTCTCCGCCGATCTGGATCGCGAGCAGGCGGCCAGTTTGAGCCGCATTCGCAAGGGAACGCTGCAGGTCGGCGGTCAGAGCCATCCCCTGACCCTGCGCAGTCTGCTGGGCCTGGAGCGGGAGGGACGTCGCACCCGTGAGGCCCGTTTCACCCTGGACGCCTCCCCCAAACCGGCTCCCGGCGTCACCGGGCGCCTCTTCTGGGAGAGCGCCGCCGCCACGCTGCCCTCCTATCTGCTGGTCAAGCGGGACAATCGCCTGGGACTCTTTCTCCTGGAGGGCGACATCGCCCGTTTTCATCCCATCCAGGGGGCTGTCGAGGGGCAACCCGTTCCCTTCGATGACAGCCTCGCCGGACGCCGCGTGATCACCGACGGGCGGGAGGGGCTGAGCGACGGGCAATCCGTGTCAACCGTTCCCTGA